The Corvus moneduloides isolate bCorMon1 chromosome 5, bCorMon1.pri, whole genome shotgun sequence genome includes a region encoding these proteins:
- the TACC3 gene encoding transforming acidic coiled-coil-containing protein 3 isoform X1 gives MSLQILNAENGENGGSIKDDLTAEDAGFFFALPEPTGRPSILRVSQKENLPPKSVGKAMKVTFQTPQRDPHTRKILSPAMTDKLQTAFALDGCREDVADDVLYVPSDADTCQQKTEAETNRIQMPEKVSVAPYPDDEMPVKSRGSYNIDFDNLNDINPFQSSVQLPHSPGNLQKSSVKVSSSPEKTIEESNDSLLRDDAAPSASTTASTECLSEEKTLISEKESALSKLESNKSKLSSEQAIGDSEQGVKSASADASQTDNSVALAEAPTPPVQSPGNLGPGSSDVTNSFKTGESKLQKVSVAEKASAEESKPDEELGVSKGKAAEKPDVTKAGPVKLEFDFDNTTARKPPPKKLGKRTGIKPPSKKIPITKTKPENTDVQNKSNVEDEIPLPKASYKFDWDKLDDPNFNPFGGGSKISTSPECSKPSSQKAHLPEEQDSASLSGQPLLVEQDNGPSTCETLEKEPKNLGIVEQSVVEDMLEAQEEKPGVQAEAELPGKGEVEKQASPSKMFPVNVAPSQDNLVSTDSGKKSMSAEEIKPSSPRTEVTADEMANAEPEELFRPSSEVLGMGIDYLEQFGTSSFKESALRKQSLYLKFDPLLRDSPRKPICGTVESSESIMTAAPQPGPVADLSKLLEEAGKPLVSLQSEEKPKGLDLLGTFTTSDTGPLIPGSLSSDVPPVPFAASTDAAVDAIIDVLKYSQKDMDTAVELVKREVQEKELEWSKKYNKLHMEYKEMGKIVAEFERTITQVMEDAQKQKEASRKEIQRLMEENQQATSDLNSMEKSFSELFKRLEKQKDALEGYHRNEEVLKKCAEDYLARIKKEEQRYQALKAHAEEKLQQANEEIAQVRSKAKSETAALQATLRKEQMRIQSLERSLEQKTKENDELTKICDDLISKMEKN, from the exons ATGAGTCTGCagattttaaatgcagaaaatggagaaaatggagGAAGCATTAAGGATGATTTAACAGCAGAAGACGCTGGCTTTTTCTTTGCGCTGCCGGAGCCTACAGGGAGACCTTCCATTCTTCGCGTGTCCCAGAAAGAAAACTTGCCACCAAAAAGTGTGGGAAAAGCAATGAAG GTAACCTTTCAAACTCCTCAAAGAGATCCTCACACTCGAAAAATCCTGAGTCCTGCTATGACAGACAAACTTCAGACTGCTTTTGCACTTGATGGTTGCCGTGAAGACGTGGCAGATGATGTTTTGTATGTACCCTCTGATGCTGA cacatGTCAACAAAAGACTGAAGCTGAAACAAACCGGATACAAATGCCAGAGAAGGTCAGTGTGGCTCCTTACCCAGATGATGAGATGCCAGTGAAGAGTCGAGGTTCCTACAATATTGATTTTGATAACTTAAATGACATCAATCCTTTTCAAAGTTCAGTACAGTTGCCTCATTCTCCTGGAAATCTGCAGAAGTCTTCCGTAAAAGTATCCAGCAGCCCTGAGAAAACTATTGAGGAAAGTAATGATTCTCTTCTGCGGGATGATGCAGCTCCTTCTGCTTCAACCACAGCAAGTACAGAGTGTTTAAGTGAAGAGAAGACTCTCATCTCTGAAAAGGAATCTGCACTGAGCAAGCTGGAGTCTAACAAATCCAAACTGTCCTCTGAGCAAGCGATTGGTGACTCTGAGCAGGGTGTGAAGTCTGCTTCCGCAGATGCAAGCCAAACTGATAATTCAGTGGCATTAGCAGAGGCACCTACACCTCCTGTACAGTCACCTGGCAACTTAGGTCCTGGTAGTTCTGATGTAACTAACTCTTTTAAAACTGGGGAATCAAAGCTTCAGAAAGTTTCAGTAGCAGAAAAAGCCTCTGCAGAAGAGTCAAAGCCTGATGAAGAACTGGGTGTCTCCAAagggaaagctgcagaaaagcctGATGTCACCAAGGCTGGACCAGTAAAACTGGAATTTGACTTTGATAATACCACTGCTAGAAAACCACCTCCTAAGAAATTAGGTAAAAGAACTGGAATTAAACCACCTTCCAAAAAAATTCCTattaccaaaacaaaaccagagaataCTGATGTGCAAAATAAAAGTAATGTGGAAGATGAAATCCCTCTTCCTAAAGCATCTTATAAGTTTGACTGGGACAAACTTGATGATCCAAACTTCAATCCGTTTGGAGGAGGCTCTAAAATTTCCACCTCACCTGAGTGTTCTAAACCCAGCTCTCAGAAAGCTCACCTGCCAGAGGAACAGGATAGTGCCTCACTGAGCGGGCAGCCTCTTCTGGTGGAGCAGGATAATGGTCCCAGTACCTGTGAAACTCTTGAGAAAGAACCCAAAAATCT gGGAATTGTTGAGCAGAGTGTGGTAGAAGACATGCTGGAAGCTCAAGAGGAGAAGCCAGGAGTTCAAGCGGAAGCTGAACTTccaggaaagggagaagtg GAGAAGCAAGCAAGCCCATCTAAAATGTTTCCAGTTAATGTTGCCCCTTCTCAAGATAATTTGGTTTCCACTGACAGTGGAAAAAAGTCAATGtctgcagaagaaattaaacctaGTTCCCCCAGAACTGAAGTAACGGCAGATGAGATGGCTAATGCTGAACCTGAGGAGCTCTTCAGACCATCATCAGAAG tttTAGGAATGGGCATAGACTATCTGGAACAGTTTGGGACTTCATCA ttcaAAGAATCAGCCTTGAGAAAACAGTCACTGTATTTGAAGTTTGACCCGCTATTGAGAGACAGTCCAAGAAAACCAATTTGTGGTACTGTTGAATCAAGTGAGAGTATCATGACAGCTGCACCTCAGCCTGG tCCCGTTGCTGATTTAAGTAAATTGCTTGAGGAAGCTGGAAAGCCTCTAGTGAGCCTTCAAAGTgaagaaaaaccaaaaggaCTAGATCTTCTGGGGACGTTTACAACTTCT gACACTGGTCCCCTAATTCCAGGCTCCCTGAGCAGTGATGTTCCTCCAGTCCCTTTTGCTGCTTCTACAGATGCTGCAGTGGATGCTATTATAGATGTGCTAAAATACAGCCAAAAAGACATGGATACAGCTGTTGAGCTGGTTAAGAGAGAG GTTCAAGAGAAAGAGCTGGAATGGAGTAAGAAGTATAATAAGCTTCATATGGAATACAAGGAAATGGG AAAAATAGTTGCTGAATTTGAACGGACAATAACACAAGTTATGG AGGATGCTCAGAAGCAGAAGGAAGCCTcaaggaaagaaatacagaggCTGATGGAAGAGAATCAGCAAGCTACTTCAGATCTGAACTCTATGGAGAAGTCTTTCTCTGAACTCTTCAAACgacttgaaaaacagaaagatgcGTTAGAGGGTTACCACAGA AATGAAGAAGTTCTGAAGAAATGTGCAGAAGATTACTTGGCTAGAATTAAAAAAGAGGAGCAGAGATATCAGGCACTCAAAGCACATGCtgaagaaaagctgcagca AGCCAATGAGGAAATTGCCCAGGTTCGCAGCAAAGCAAAATCAGAGACTGCAGCACTTCAAGCCACCCTGCGCAAAGAACAGATGAGGATCCAGTCTTTAGAGAGGAGCCTTGAACAAAAG aCTAAAGAAAATGATGAATTAACAAAAATCTGTGATGACTTGATCTcgaagatggaaaaaaattga
- the TACC3 gene encoding transforming acidic coiled-coil-containing protein 3 isoform X2 — protein sequence MPEKVSVAPYPDDEMPVKSRGSYNIDFDNLNDINPFQSSVQLPHSPGNLQKSSVKVSSSPEKTIEESNDSLLRDDAAPSASTTASTECLSEEKTLISEKESALSKLESNKSKLSSEQAIGDSEQGVKSASADASQTDNSVALAEAPTPPVQSPGNLGPGSSDVTNSFKTGESKLQKVSVAEKASAEESKPDEELGVSKGKAAEKPDVTKAGPVKLEFDFDNTTARKPPPKKLGKRTGIKPPSKKIPITKTKPENTDVQNKSNVEDEIPLPKASYKFDWDKLDDPNFNPFGGGSKISTSPECSKPSSQKAHLPEEQDSASLSGQPLLVEQDNGPSTCETLEKEPKNLGIVEQSVVEDMLEAQEEKPGVQAEAELPGKGEVEKQASPSKMFPVNVAPSQDNLVSTDSGKKSMSAEEIKPSSPRTEVTADEMANAEPEELFRPSSEVLGMGIDYLEQFGTSSFKESALRKQSLYLKFDPLLRDSPRKPICGTVESSESIMTAAPQPGPVADLSKLLEEAGKPLVSLQSEEKPKGLDLLGTFTTSDTGPLIPGSLSSDVPPVPFAASTDAAVDAIIDVLKYSQKDMDTAVELVKREVQEKELEWSKKYNKLHMEYKEMGKIVAEFERTITQVMEDAQKQKEASRKEIQRLMEENQQATSDLNSMEKSFSELFKRLEKQKDALEGYHRNEEVLKKCAEDYLARIKKEEQRYQALKAHAEEKLQQANEEIAQVRSKAKSETAALQATLRKEQMRIQSLERSLEQKTKENDELTKICDDLISKMEKN from the exons ATGCCAGAGAAGGTCAGTGTGGCTCCTTACCCAGATGATGAGATGCCAGTGAAGAGTCGAGGTTCCTACAATATTGATTTTGATAACTTAAATGACATCAATCCTTTTCAAAGTTCAGTACAGTTGCCTCATTCTCCTGGAAATCTGCAGAAGTCTTCCGTAAAAGTATCCAGCAGCCCTGAGAAAACTATTGAGGAAAGTAATGATTCTCTTCTGCGGGATGATGCAGCTCCTTCTGCTTCAACCACAGCAAGTACAGAGTGTTTAAGTGAAGAGAAGACTCTCATCTCTGAAAAGGAATCTGCACTGAGCAAGCTGGAGTCTAACAAATCCAAACTGTCCTCTGAGCAAGCGATTGGTGACTCTGAGCAGGGTGTGAAGTCTGCTTCCGCAGATGCAAGCCAAACTGATAATTCAGTGGCATTAGCAGAGGCACCTACACCTCCTGTACAGTCACCTGGCAACTTAGGTCCTGGTAGTTCTGATGTAACTAACTCTTTTAAAACTGGGGAATCAAAGCTTCAGAAAGTTTCAGTAGCAGAAAAAGCCTCTGCAGAAGAGTCAAAGCCTGATGAAGAACTGGGTGTCTCCAAagggaaagctgcagaaaagcctGATGTCACCAAGGCTGGACCAGTAAAACTGGAATTTGACTTTGATAATACCACTGCTAGAAAACCACCTCCTAAGAAATTAGGTAAAAGAACTGGAATTAAACCACCTTCCAAAAAAATTCCTattaccaaaacaaaaccagagaataCTGATGTGCAAAATAAAAGTAATGTGGAAGATGAAATCCCTCTTCCTAAAGCATCTTATAAGTTTGACTGGGACAAACTTGATGATCCAAACTTCAATCCGTTTGGAGGAGGCTCTAAAATTTCCACCTCACCTGAGTGTTCTAAACCCAGCTCTCAGAAAGCTCACCTGCCAGAGGAACAGGATAGTGCCTCACTGAGCGGGCAGCCTCTTCTGGTGGAGCAGGATAATGGTCCCAGTACCTGTGAAACTCTTGAGAAAGAACCCAAAAATCT gGGAATTGTTGAGCAGAGTGTGGTAGAAGACATGCTGGAAGCTCAAGAGGAGAAGCCAGGAGTTCAAGCGGAAGCTGAACTTccaggaaagggagaagtg GAGAAGCAAGCAAGCCCATCTAAAATGTTTCCAGTTAATGTTGCCCCTTCTCAAGATAATTTGGTTTCCACTGACAGTGGAAAAAAGTCAATGtctgcagaagaaattaaacctaGTTCCCCCAGAACTGAAGTAACGGCAGATGAGATGGCTAATGCTGAACCTGAGGAGCTCTTCAGACCATCATCAGAAG tttTAGGAATGGGCATAGACTATCTGGAACAGTTTGGGACTTCATCA ttcaAAGAATCAGCCTTGAGAAAACAGTCACTGTATTTGAAGTTTGACCCGCTATTGAGAGACAGTCCAAGAAAACCAATTTGTGGTACTGTTGAATCAAGTGAGAGTATCATGACAGCTGCACCTCAGCCTGG tCCCGTTGCTGATTTAAGTAAATTGCTTGAGGAAGCTGGAAAGCCTCTAGTGAGCCTTCAAAGTgaagaaaaaccaaaaggaCTAGATCTTCTGGGGACGTTTACAACTTCT gACACTGGTCCCCTAATTCCAGGCTCCCTGAGCAGTGATGTTCCTCCAGTCCCTTTTGCTGCTTCTACAGATGCTGCAGTGGATGCTATTATAGATGTGCTAAAATACAGCCAAAAAGACATGGATACAGCTGTTGAGCTGGTTAAGAGAGAG GTTCAAGAGAAAGAGCTGGAATGGAGTAAGAAGTATAATAAGCTTCATATGGAATACAAGGAAATGGG AAAAATAGTTGCTGAATTTGAACGGACAATAACACAAGTTATGG AGGATGCTCAGAAGCAGAAGGAAGCCTcaaggaaagaaatacagaggCTGATGGAAGAGAATCAGCAAGCTACTTCAGATCTGAACTCTATGGAGAAGTCTTTCTCTGAACTCTTCAAACgacttgaaaaacagaaagatgcGTTAGAGGGTTACCACAGA AATGAAGAAGTTCTGAAGAAATGTGCAGAAGATTACTTGGCTAGAATTAAAAAAGAGGAGCAGAGATATCAGGCACTCAAAGCACATGCtgaagaaaagctgcagca AGCCAATGAGGAAATTGCCCAGGTTCGCAGCAAAGCAAAATCAGAGACTGCAGCACTTCAAGCCACCCTGCGCAAAGAACAGATGAGGATCCAGTCTTTAGAGAGGAGCCTTGAACAAAAG aCTAAAGAAAATGATGAATTAACAAAAATCTGTGATGACTTGATCTcgaagatggaaaaaaattga